The Methylomicrobium agile genome has a segment encoding these proteins:
- the dprA gene encoding DNA-processing protein DprA: MRVPGVGSRTFLELLETHSPAQLFSESSSALASLGLKPAAIQAIKHPDWRLIEADLAWSSGADQHIVTFDDLLYPELLKQIADPPPVLFVRGDPALLARPQIAIVGSRNPSALGRETAFQFAKVLSAHGFVIVSGLALGIDAAGHEGALEGQGLTVAVVGTGPDRIYPAANKNLAMRIVGQGAIITELPPGTPAKAHHFPRRNRIISGLCRGLLVVEAARESGSLITARLALEQNREVFAIPGSIHNPLARGCNALIREGAKLVETVRDIVEELGQYYQEDMNYIATQEQSMLDLEQQTLLNLVMYDPTSIDDLVEKTGKSVETIASMLLILELNGYVSAVAGGRYTRIK, translated from the coding sequence CTGCGCGTGCCGGGAGTCGGCAGCAGAACTTTTCTCGAACTGTTGGAAACGCACTCACCGGCGCAGCTGTTTTCCGAGTCTTCCTCCGCGCTGGCCTCCCTGGGTCTGAAGCCCGCCGCTATTCAGGCGATCAAGCATCCCGACTGGCGGTTGATTGAAGCCGATCTGGCTTGGTCGAGCGGAGCGGATCAACACATCGTCACGTTCGACGACCTTCTTTATCCCGAGTTATTGAAGCAAATCGCCGATCCGCCGCCGGTGCTGTTCGTGCGCGGGGATCCGGCTCTCCTGGCTCGGCCGCAAATCGCGATCGTAGGCAGCCGCAATCCCTCCGCACTGGGACGGGAAACCGCCTTCCAGTTCGCCAAAGTGCTTAGCGCACACGGCTTCGTGATTGTCAGCGGCCTGGCCCTGGGAATCGATGCGGCCGGCCATGAAGGCGCTCTGGAAGGGCAAGGGTTGACCGTGGCCGTGGTCGGCACCGGTCCGGACCGCATCTATCCCGCCGCAAACAAAAACCTGGCCATGCGCATCGTCGGGCAGGGCGCCATCATAACTGAACTGCCGCCCGGCACTCCTGCCAAGGCGCATCATTTCCCGCGCCGCAACCGGATCATCAGCGGTTTATGTCGGGGCCTTCTGGTCGTCGAGGCGGCCAGAGAAAGCGGCTCGCTGATCACGGCGCGCCTGGCGCTGGAGCAAAACCGCGAGGTCTTCGCGATTCCCGGCTCGATTCACAATCCCCTGGCGCGCGGCTGCAATGCGCTGATTCGGGAAGGCGCCAAACTTGTCGAAACGGTGCGAGATATTGTCGAGGAATTAGGTCAATATTATCAAGAAGATATGAATTACATCGCGACGCAGGAGCAATCAATGCTTGACCTGGAGCAGCAAACATTATTGAATCTTGTCATGTATGACCCCACATCCATCGACGATCTGGTCGAGAAAACCGGCAAATCGGTCGAAACGATCGCCTCAATGCTGCTAATCCTGGAGCTGAATGGTTACGTTTCAGCTGTCGCGGGTGGCCGTTATACCCGAATTAAATAA
- the grxC gene encoding glutaredoxin 3, whose protein sequence is MPNIIIYTTKICPYCIMAKRLLDRKGISYTEINVDAEPGLREEMMIKSKRRTVPQIFIGDRHIGGFDELYALDQSKQLDPLLEK, encoded by the coding sequence ATGCCGAATATCATCATCTACACGACCAAAATCTGCCCTTACTGCATCATGGCAAAACGTTTGCTGGACAGAAAAGGCATCAGCTATACCGAAATCAATGTCGATGCGGAACCCGGCCTGCGCGAAGAAATGATGATCAAATCGAAACGCCGCACCGTTCCGCAGATTTTTATCGGAGACCGCCATATCGGTGGCTTTGACGAGCTGTATGCGCTGGACCAGTCGAAACAACTGGATCCGCTATTGGAGAAATGA
- a CDS encoding PA3496 family putative envelope integrity protein, with translation MARTSVKLASKADEPLTHMDHEDDIFDDAEFGALDSSEGDTIKRDARRKIEIYWEKKRLREQFDDLDEAELGF, from the coding sequence ATGGCAAGAACTTCTGTAAAGTTGGCGAGCAAAGCCGATGAACCCTTGACTCATATGGATCATGAGGACGACATTTTCGACGATGCCGAATTTGGAGCGCTCGATTCGAGCGAAGGCGATACCATCAAACGCGATGCTCGCCGGAAAATTGAAATTTACTGGGAAAAAAAGCGGCTCAGAGAGCAGTTCGACGATCTGGACGAGGCTGAATTAGGGTTTTGA
- a CDS encoding DUF494 domain-containing protein, whose translation MKENIFDVLMYLFENYMEGETEILPDSDVIRTELLEAGFEQIEVSKAFDWLESLSLQGAISPTVAPAFRIFCAEEKAKLSTDCLDLILFLEQKGILSSANREIVIDRAMALENEEISVEKLKWIVLMVLLSQPDQEIAFSRMEDFVYDLIPTYLH comes from the coding sequence ATGAAAGAAAATATTTTTGATGTTCTGATGTATCTCTTCGAAAACTATATGGAAGGCGAAACCGAAATTCTTCCCGACAGCGATGTGATCAGAACCGAGTTGCTGGAAGCCGGCTTCGAACAGATCGAAGTCAGCAAGGCGTTCGACTGGCTGGAATCGTTGAGTTTGCAAGGTGCGATTTCACCGACCGTCGCCCCGGCGTTCCGCATTTTTTGCGCCGAGGAAAAAGCCAAGCTGAGCACCGATTGCCTCGATCTGATCCTGTTCCTGGAGCAGAAAGGCATCTTGAGCTCCGCCAATCGCGAAATTGTGATCGATCGGGCGATGGCGCTCGAAAACGAGGAAATTTCGGTCGAAAAACTCAAATGGATCGTGCTGATGGTGCTGTTGAGCCAACCTGATCAGGAAATCGCCTTTTCCCGAATGGAAGATTTCGTTTACGATCTGATTCCAACCTATTTGCATTGA
- the def gene encoding peptide deformylase, with translation MSILTILEFPDERLRKKAEKVQAIDDSIRKLVDDMFETMYESRGVGLAATQVNVQRRVIVIDVSEEKNVPLCLINPEIVAKDGVEESEEGCLSVPGFFEKVQRAEHVRVKALNRDGQPFELEARDLLAVCIQHEIDHLDGKLFVDYLSPLKRQRIKKKLEKIHKMEAGKA, from the coding sequence TTGAGTATTTTAACCATTCTGGAATTTCCGGATGAAAGGTTGCGCAAAAAAGCCGAAAAAGTCCAGGCGATCGATGATTCGATTCGGAAACTGGTCGACGATATGTTCGAGACGATGTACGAATCGCGCGGCGTGGGGCTGGCAGCGACGCAGGTGAATGTGCAGCGGCGGGTGATCGTGATCGATGTCAGCGAAGAAAAAAATGTGCCGCTTTGCCTGATCAACCCGGAGATCGTCGCGAAAGACGGCGTCGAGGAATCCGAAGAAGGCTGCCTGTCCGTGCCCGGCTTTTTCGAGAAGGTCCAGCGGGCCGAGCATGTCCGGGTCAAGGCGCTGAATCGCGACGGCCAGCCGTTCGAACTTGAAGCGAGAGACTTGCTGGCGGTCTGTATTCAGCATGAAATAGACCATCTGGACGGCAAATTATTCGTCGATTATCTGTCCCCGCTGAAACGCCAGCGTATCAAAAAGAAACTCGAAAAAATACATAAAATGGAAGCCGGCAAAGCATGA
- a CDS encoding LysM peptidoglycan-binding domain-containing protein has translation MAFRTILSFIVPLVCCSAVLAEEIRLNPSHPDRYTVVEGDTLWDISGKFLKNPGQWPLLWSYNSQIKNPHLIYPGDTVYFSMVNGQPRLSFSPTETAAVSPSSGPCVLNEADIQNGRTSFALSPEGKLQPCIRESATAKAVQLIPAGAIQKFLSLPRVLGENELNQAPYIVDIAGEHLIAGNGDKVYVRAIERPDSLTYAVYREGDILRNPTTQEVLGHEAKYIADLTLQEPGDPATLTITQAKGEIRAGDRVLPIGEEEVMLNYFPVPPEESIKGSIIGVLDGVTQIGRYNVVVIDKGISDGLKTGHELDIYQRGKVASDPYSPVKNDTVQMPDEYAGKLMVFRPFNRVSYALVMQAQRNIHVLDKVQTPE, from the coding sequence ATGGCTTTTCGAACGATTCTCAGCTTTATAGTTCCCTTGGTGTGTTGCTCTGCGGTGCTGGCCGAAGAAATCAGATTGAATCCCTCCCATCCCGACCGCTATACGGTCGTAGAGGGCGATACGCTCTGGGACATCTCCGGAAAGTTTTTAAAGAATCCGGGGCAATGGCCTCTTCTGTGGAGTTATAATAGTCAGATCAAAAATCCGCATCTGATCTATCCCGGCGACACGGTCTATTTTTCGATGGTGAACGGTCAGCCCCGGCTGAGTTTCTCTCCGACCGAAACGGCCGCCGTTTCTCCTTCCTCCGGACCTTGCGTCCTCAACGAAGCGGACATCCAAAACGGACGCACCAGTTTTGCGCTGTCCCCCGAAGGCAAGCTGCAACCCTGCATACGCGAGTCGGCAACCGCCAAGGCCGTACAATTGATTCCGGCCGGAGCGATTCAGAAGTTCCTGTCCCTGCCGCGCGTGCTCGGTGAAAACGAATTGAACCAGGCGCCTTATATAGTGGACATTGCCGGAGAGCATCTGATTGCAGGTAATGGCGACAAGGTGTATGTTCGTGCGATCGAACGGCCGGACAGTCTGACATATGCCGTCTACCGCGAAGGCGATATCTTGAGAAATCCAACCACCCAGGAAGTGTTGGGGCACGAAGCCAAGTACATCGCCGACCTGACCCTGCAGGAGCCCGGAGACCCCGCGACCCTGACGATTACGCAGGCTAAAGGTGAAATCCGTGCCGGCGACCGGGTTCTTCCCATCGGCGAAGAAGAGGTCATGCTGAATTATTTTCCGGTGCCGCCCGAAGAAAGCATCAAAGGCAGCATTATCGGCGTACTCGACGGCGTGACGCAAATCGGCCGGTATAATGTCGTGGTGATCGACAAGGGCATTTCCGACGGCCTAAAAACCGGCCACGAACTGGACATTTACCAGCGCGGCAAAGTCGCGTCGGACCCTTACAGCCCGGTCAAGAACGATACCGTGCAAATGCCCGACGAATACGCCGGCAAGCTGATGGTGTTCAGGCCGTTCAATCGGGTCAGTTATGCACTGGTGATGCAGGCGCAGCGAAACATTCATGTTCTCGACAAGGTTCAAACTCCGGAGTAA
- the topA gene encoding type I DNA topoisomerase — protein MSKNLVIVESPAKAKTIEKYLGKDFQVLASYGHVRDLIPKEGAVDPDHHFAMKYEVIERNLRHVQAIGKALKDADALYLATDPDREGEAISWHLYELLKERKALKNKAVHRVVFHEITKKAVTEAIAHPSELATNLINAQQARRALDYLVGFKLSPLLWKKIRRGLSAGRVQSPALRMIVEREMEIEAFKSREYWTIDALLTADEQNFKAKLTHLAGEKLNQFSMTDRQTADRARQALLEAADGRLIVSKLEKKQQKRNPAPPFTTSTLQQEAARKLGFTTKRTMMVAQQLYEGIDIGGETAGLITYMRTDSVNLSVEAVAEMREMIAENYGPENVPKEPRIFKTKSKNAQEAHEAIRPTYPRYQPAQLKKHLSDEQFKLYDLIWKRTIACQMAQATINMIAVDLTCGERNEHVFRATGSTIASPGFMAVYLEGRDDAGDSDDKESFLPPLAEGRPVPLNDIVNAQHFTEPPPRYSEASLVKALEEHGIGRPSTYASIISTLQNRDYATLENKRFHPTDVGRIVNKFLTEHFTKYVDYDFTAKLEDDLDAVSRGEKDWIPLMGEFWNPFNTLIQEKDENVQRKDVTQEALDESCPECGSPLSIRLGRNGRFIGCTNYPGCSYTRNLNEDQNEAAEPEVVDGRTCPKCASPLVLKSGRYGKFIGCSAYPKCKHIEPLEKPLDTGVECPKCKKGSILKRKSRSNKIFYSCSEYPKCDYALWNAPLKESCPECNWPVLTVKETKRRGVEKVCPQKDCSYATPYEGDPADAQGPKETV, from the coding sequence ATGAGCAAAAATCTTGTTATCGTCGAATCTCCCGCCAAGGCCAAAACCATTGAAAAATACCTCGGCAAGGATTTTCAGGTGCTGGCGTCCTATGGACATGTCCGTGATTTGATCCCGAAGGAAGGCGCGGTTGATCCCGATCATCATTTCGCGATGAAATACGAGGTGATCGAACGCAATTTGCGCCACGTGCAGGCTATCGGCAAGGCGCTCAAAGACGCCGACGCCTTGTATCTCGCGACCGACCCCGACCGCGAGGGCGAAGCGATCTCCTGGCATCTCTATGAGTTGCTGAAGGAAAGAAAAGCTTTGAAAAACAAGGCAGTGCACCGGGTCGTCTTTCACGAAATCACTAAAAAGGCAGTTACCGAAGCGATCGCGCATCCGTCCGAACTGGCAACGAACCTGATCAATGCGCAACAGGCGCGGCGGGCGCTCGATTACCTGGTCGGCTTCAAGCTGTCGCCGCTGCTCTGGAAAAAGATCCGCCGCGGCCTGTCCGCCGGCCGTGTGCAGAGTCCCGCGCTCAGGATGATCGTCGAACGCGAGATGGAAATCGAAGCGTTCAAGAGCCGTGAATATTGGACCATCGATGCGCTGCTGACGGCGGACGAGCAGAACTTCAAGGCCAAGCTGACTCATCTGGCCGGCGAGAAACTGAATCAGTTCAGCATGACCGACCGGCAAACCGCCGACCGGGCCCGGCAAGCCTTGCTGGAGGCCGCGGACGGCCGCCTGATCGTTTCCAAACTCGAAAAGAAGCAGCAGAAGCGCAACCCGGCGCCCCCCTTCACGACCTCGACCCTGCAGCAGGAAGCCGCGCGCAAGCTCGGCTTTACCACCAAACGCACGATGATGGTCGCCCAGCAGCTGTACGAAGGCATCGACATCGGCGGCGAAACCGCCGGGCTGATCACCTACATGCGGACCGACTCGGTCAATTTATCGGTCGAGGCGGTCGCCGAAATGCGCGAGATGATCGCGGAAAACTACGGCCCCGAAAACGTGCCGAAAGAACCGCGGATATTCAAGACCAAATCGAAAAACGCCCAGGAGGCGCATGAAGCGATTCGGCCGACTTACCCCCGCTATCAACCGGCTCAGCTCAAAAAGCATCTCAGCGACGAGCAGTTCAAGCTTTATGACCTGATCTGGAAACGCACGATTGCCTGCCAGATGGCTCAGGCCACGATCAACATGATCGCGGTCGATCTGACCTGCGGCGAACGCAATGAGCATGTATTCAGGGCGACCGGTTCGACGATCGCCTCTCCGGGCTTCATGGCGGTTTATCTGGAAGGCAGGGACGACGCCGGCGACAGCGACGACAAGGAAAGTTTTCTGCCGCCGCTTGCGGAAGGCAGACCGGTGCCGCTGAACGACATCGTCAATGCGCAGCATTTCACCGAACCGCCGCCGCGCTACAGCGAAGCGAGCCTGGTCAAGGCGCTCGAAGAGCATGGGATCGGCCGGCCGTCGACCTATGCCTCGATCATTTCGACCCTGCAGAACCGTGACTACGCGACGCTCGAAAACAAACGCTTCCATCCGACCGATGTCGGCCGGATCGTGAACAAGTTTCTGACCGAGCATTTCACCAAGTATGTCGATTACGACTTCACCGCAAAGCTCGAAGACGATCTCGATGCGGTGTCGCGCGGCGAAAAGGACTGGATTCCGCTGATGGGCGAGTTCTGGAACCCGTTCAACACGCTGATCCAGGAAAAAGACGAAAACGTGCAGCGCAAGGACGTGACCCAGGAAGCGCTCGACGAAAGCTGCCCCGAATGCGGCAGCCCGTTGTCGATTCGCCTCGGCCGCAACGGCCGCTTCATCGGTTGCACCAATTATCCGGGCTGCTCCTATACCCGCAATCTGAACGAGGATCAAAACGAAGCCGCGGAGCCTGAAGTTGTCGATGGACGGACCTGCCCGAAATGCGCTTCGCCACTGGTGCTGAAATCGGGGCGCTACGGCAAATTCATCGGCTGCAGCGCCTACCCGAAGTGCAAACATATCGAACCCTTGGAAAAACCGCTCGATACCGGCGTCGAATGTCCGAAGTGTAAAAAAGGCAGCATCCTGAAGCGCAAGTCGCGCAGCAACAAGATTTTTTATTCCTGCTCGGAATATCCGAAATGCGACTATGCGCTCTGGAATGCACCGCTGAAGGAAAGCTGTCCGGAATGCAACTGGCCGGTGCTGACCGTCAAGGAAACGAAGCGGCGCGGCGTGGAAAAAGTCTGCCCGCAGAAGGATTGCAGCTACGCGACGCCTTATGAAGGCGACCCCGCAGACGCGCAAGGGCCGAAAGAGACCGTCTGA